Proteins from one Panicum virgatum strain AP13 chromosome 7K, P.virgatum_v5, whole genome shotgun sequence genomic window:
- the LOC120641192 gene encoding translation initiation factor IF-2-like gives MDGYGAGGRLAAASASPQAEEAIAAVRDDAYARLRTPSDEEDCDGLYGDVNVSFLPLLPLSPSPAPSSPPKTPSPGCSILSLSPSPSPPPHRTPAPERQPEARPEPAAPRQQPPRPPPPPPPAPPGHHVPPRPQRAPRGGGASASYSSPPRYTALYISDLHWWTTDAEVEAALELTPHGGAAAAALCGLHFYSEKFTGKSRGICRAEFLNAAAAASAAAALHGRAFHGRHCVASLDRPPALNRLSDDSDSCAEAARTPNPTQGLGNGGRGASNATTGRGNVGPVLGDRPTLALPPLSVVPRPSPGPPFGGIMGGVGDYGGFQSMGQYNVGMGCGMLPSPMAPHVNPSFLATGGMAVRGPGVWHGQGMAGGFWGAQQEWNFRGCQVPWRQLPPSVQQQYGNGNYGKGRGMRRGRPGSRIEERGAIGNASNSDRRQSDHDGGDWYKEHDREKGWHRERERHWNERDRHGGDKRRRQEYTEHADFDRRGRARSRSQSRDDSDDDHPRRRH, from the coding sequence ATGGACGGgtacggcgccggcggccggctcgCCGCTGCCTCCGCCTCCCCGCAGGCCGAGGAGGCGATCGCCGCGGTCCGGGACGACGCCTACGCCCGCCTCCGCACCCCCTCCGACGAGGAGGACTGCGACGGCCTCTACGGCGACGTCAACGTCAGCTTCCTCCCGCTCCTTCCGCTCTCCCCCTCCCCGGCCCCCTCCTCGCCtcccaaaaccccctcccccGGCTGTTCAATCCTGTCCCtgtccccgtccccgtccccgccgccgcaccgcacccCGGCTCCGGAGCGCCAGCCCGAGGCGCGGCCGGAACCCGCCGCCCCGCGACagcagccgccgcggcctcctcctcctcctcctcccgcgcctccgggacaccacgtgccgccgcggccgcagcgcgcgccgcgcggtgggggcgcctcggcctcctacTCGTCGCCGCCCAGGTACACGGCGCTGTACATCAGCGACCTCCACTGGTGGACCACGGACGCCGAGGTGGAGGCCGCGCTCGAGCTCACGCcacacggcggcgccgccgccgccgcgctctgtgGCCTCCATTTCTACTCCGAAAAGTTCACCGGCAAGTCGCGCGGCATCTGCCGCGCCGAATTCCtcaacgccgccgcggccgcgtcggccgccgccgcgctccacgGCCGCGCCTTCCACGGGCGCCACTGCGTCGCCTCGCTCGACCGCCCGCCCGCGCTCAACCGCCTGAGCGACGACTCCGACTCCTGCGCCGAGGCGGCACGGACCCCGAACCCTACCCAAGGCCTCGGCaacggcggccggggcgcgaGCAACGCGACGACGGGACGAGGCAATGTGGGTCCCGTGTTGGGTGATCGGCCGACTCTGGCGCTGCCTCCACTGTCCGTGGTTCCCCGGCCGTCTCCTGGGCCGCCGTTTGGTGGCATTATGGGAGGTGTTGGTGACTACGGTGGATTCCAGTCAATGGGGCAGTACAATGTGGGGATGGGTTGTGGCATGTTGCCGTCGCCGATGGCGCCCCACGTGAACCCATCCTTCTTGGCTACCGGCGGGATGGCCGTGCGTGGCCCGGGAGTGTGGCATGGTCAGGGGATGGCTGGGGGCTTTTGGGGTGCTCAGCAAGAGTGGAATTTCAGAGGTTGTCAGGTGCCATGGCGGCAGCTACCGCCATCAGTGCAGCAGCAGTACGGGAATGGGAACTATGGAAAGGGGCGTGGCATGAGGCGTGGAAGACCAGGTAGTAGGATTGAGGAGAGGGGCGCCATTGGCAATGCGAGCAATTCGGATAGAAGGCAGTCTGACCATGATGGGGGTGATTGGTACAAAGAGCATGACCGTGAGAAGGGTTGGCATCGGGAGCGAGAGAGGCATTGGAATGAGAGGGATCGACATGGGGGTGACAAGAGGAGGCGCCAGGAGTACACTGAGCATGCTGACTTTGACAGGAGAGGGCGGGCGCGGTCGAGGAGCCAATCAAGGGATGATAGTGACGATGATCATCCAAGGAGGCGGCACTAA